The following are encoded together in the Pectobacterium punjabense genome:
- the lapD gene encoding cyclic di-GMP receptor LapD encodes MSLYKQLLIAICLFVLIIFSGSFFVSLENSREQYNNQLHSHAQDAATALGLSLTPNIDDPAMVELMVSSIFDSGYFSSIRVRDLKTGNVTLERTASPDIPDVPIWFVRLVDLQPGAGEAIVMRGWEQAAKVEVVSHPMFAVTRLWRSSTATFLWLLGCGTLGVLIGALFLRRQLRPLDYIVDQSLAITRREFLSQPDLPNTPEFRRVAQAMNLMVSKLKTLFEEEAERSERLRQEAYQDPQTGLNNRRAFDMQFNDKLADEETAPGFLIMIRVQDLAGMNQRLGGQRTDALLASVGHILRKTQKQHTNTESLLARIRGGEFALFCPGLVDKEAYALIGELTRNIETLHLTGETDVSPVAQFGMVPFRPGDTAQSLFIQGDQALTRAESDTDTTATHDIPSVSAEQVETDRHMWFNLLDPILEQERLQLFLQPVVACDDPSQILHHKVLARIQDEQGNSIAAGRFLPWIQRFGWDTRLDQTMLREVLDYLRQHDGNLALSLSGTTVLNLHLLADLLAPLKHQPDVARRLILELDENQLPDSVQLEALIKLLNEHGCALGLQHFGGRFNMIGNLSQWGLAYLKVDGSYIRNIDQESDKQMFIEALYRATNSIALPLIAERVETAGELKVLQEMGLQGAMGRLLGEPMPALKA; translated from the coding sequence ATGTCTTTATACAAACAATTACTGATAGCCATCTGCCTGTTCGTGCTAATCATTTTCAGCGGGAGTTTTTTCGTCAGCCTGGAAAATTCACGCGAACAATACAATAACCAGCTTCACTCTCATGCACAGGATGCAGCTACAGCACTCGGGCTTTCCCTGACGCCGAATATTGATGACCCGGCAATGGTAGAGCTGATGGTCAGTTCCATTTTCGACAGCGGCTATTTTTCCAGTATTCGCGTGCGAGATTTAAAAACCGGCAACGTCACGTTGGAGCGCACCGCCTCACCGGATATCCCTGATGTACCGATCTGGTTTGTCCGATTAGTGGATCTTCAGCCCGGTGCAGGCGAAGCCATTGTGATGCGCGGTTGGGAACAGGCAGCAAAAGTCGAAGTGGTCAGCCACCCGATGTTCGCAGTAACCCGGCTGTGGCGCAGCAGTACGGCTACCTTCCTGTGGCTGCTTGGCTGCGGCACGCTGGGCGTGCTCATCGGCGCGTTGTTCCTGCGCCGCCAGTTACGTCCGCTCGACTATATTGTTGATCAATCACTGGCAATTACCCGACGTGAATTCCTAAGCCAGCCGGATCTGCCCAATACGCCGGAATTTCGCCGCGTCGCGCAAGCAATGAACCTGATGGTCAGCAAACTCAAGACGCTGTTTGAAGAGGAAGCAGAGCGAAGCGAGCGCTTACGTCAGGAAGCTTATCAAGATCCACAAACCGGGCTGAATAACCGCCGTGCATTTGATATGCAATTCAACGACAAGCTAGCCGATGAAGAAACTGCCCCCGGATTTCTTATTATGATTCGCGTTCAGGATCTGGCGGGAATGAACCAGCGGCTGGGCGGTCAGCGCACCGACGCGCTGTTAGCCTCCGTCGGCCACATCCTGCGTAAAACGCAAAAGCAGCACACGAATACGGAAAGCCTGCTGGCACGTATCCGCGGTGGGGAATTTGCGCTGTTTTGCCCAGGATTGGTCGATAAAGAAGCCTATGCGCTGATTGGCGAACTGACGCGCAACATTGAGACGTTGCATCTGACGGGCGAAACCGACGTCTCCCCTGTCGCTCAATTCGGCATGGTGCCCTTCCGCCCCGGCGACACCGCGCAATCCCTGTTTATTCAGGGCGATCAGGCGCTCACTCGGGCCGAAAGCGATACCGATACGACCGCCACTCACGACATTCCATCTGTCAGTGCTGAACAGGTCGAAACCGATCGTCATATGTGGTTTAACCTGCTCGATCCTATCCTTGAACAGGAACGTTTGCAGCTTTTCCTACAGCCCGTTGTAGCGTGTGACGATCCCAGCCAGATATTACATCACAAAGTACTGGCTCGCATTCAGGATGAGCAAGGAAACAGCATCGCGGCAGGCCGTTTCCTGCCGTGGATTCAACGCTTTGGCTGGGATACTCGTCTGGATCAGACCATGCTGCGCGAAGTGCTGGACTACCTCCGCCAACACGACGGCAACCTCGCCCTCAGCCTGTCTGGTACCACGGTACTGAATCTTCATCTACTCGCCGATCTGCTTGCTCCGTTGAAACATCAGCCAGACGTCGCCAGACGGCTAATTTTGGAACTGGATGAGAATCAACTGCCAGACAGCGTCCAGTTGGAAGCTTTAATCAAGCTGTTGAATGAGCATGGCTGTGCGCTGGGGCTACAACACTTTGGTGGGCGCTTTAATATGATCGGCAATTTGTCCCAGTGGGGGCTGGCTTACCTAAAAGTCGATGGTAGCTACATCCGCAATATCGATCAGGAAAGCGATAAGCAAATGTTTATCGAAGCGCTGTATCGTGCCACTAACAGTATTGCCCTACCGCTTATCGCCGAACGCGTTGAAACCGCAGGTGAGCTGAAAGTGCTTCAGGAAATGGGATTACAGGGAGCAATGGGAAGGCTGCTGGGCGAACCAATGCCAGCGCTCAAGGCCTGA
- the yfhb gene encoding phosphatidylglycerophosphatase C, with protein sequence MSDKREQRIVFFDLDGTLHQQDMFGSFLRFLLRRLPLNLILVIPLLPVIGLGLLIRGRAARWPMSWLLWAITFGRDEDDLAQLEKQFVGAFRRDVIPFPQVQQRLKSYLEDSDAQVWLVTGSPQRLVEQVYQDSPFLSGVRLMGSQITRRYGGWVLTLRCLGHEKVTQMEQRLGAPLKLYSGYSDSKQDNPLLYFCEHRWRVTPEGSLQQLE encoded by the coding sequence TTGAGTGACAAGCGAGAGCAACGCATTGTTTTTTTTGATCTGGATGGCACGTTGCATCAGCAGGATATGTTTGGCAGTTTTTTGCGTTTCTTGCTTCGTCGATTGCCGTTAAACCTCATTTTGGTTATTCCGCTATTGCCGGTGATAGGGCTTGGGTTATTAATTCGGGGGCGCGCGGCGCGCTGGCCGATGAGCTGGCTGCTGTGGGCGATTACGTTTGGGCGTGACGAAGACGATCTTGCTCAGCTTGAAAAGCAGTTCGTTGGTGCATTTCGTCGCGATGTCATACCGTTTCCGCAGGTTCAACAGCGGTTGAAAAGCTATCTTGAAGACAGTGATGCACAGGTTTGGCTGGTGACGGGATCGCCACAGCGGCTGGTTGAACAGGTCTATCAGGATTCGCCTTTTTTATCTGGCGTTCGCCTGATGGGGAGCCAGATTACCCGTCGCTACGGCGGCTGGGTACTCACGCTGCGCTGTCTCGGGCATGAAAAAGTGACGCAGATGGAGCAGCGTTTAGGTGCACCGCTCAAGCTCTACAGCGGCTATAGCGACAGCAAGCAGGACAACCCATTGCTCTATTTTTGCGAGCACCGTTGGCGGGTGACGCCCGAAGGAAGTCTGCAACAACTGGAGTAA
- the tadA gene encoding tRNA adenosine(34) deaminase TadA, translated as MRYALTLAQRAQDEGEVPVGAVLVLDNEAIGEGWNRPIGHHDPTAHAEIMALRQGGVVLQNYRLLETTLYVTLEPCIMCAGAMIHGRIGRLVYGASDEKTGAAGSLLDILRHPGMNHQIVIESGVLADECSATLSAFFRLRREQHKARRAAEKNAAQE; from the coding sequence ATGCGCTATGCATTGACGCTGGCTCAGCGTGCTCAAGATGAAGGCGAAGTCCCGGTTGGCGCGGTGCTGGTGTTGGATAACGAAGCGATTGGCGAAGGGTGGAATCGGCCGATAGGTCATCACGATCCTACCGCGCACGCTGAAATTATGGCACTGCGGCAGGGGGGAGTCGTGTTGCAGAACTACCGCCTGCTGGAGACCACGCTGTATGTCACGTTGGAGCCGTGCATCATGTGTGCGGGCGCGATGATACATGGCCGCATTGGTCGTCTGGTTTATGGCGCGTCAGATGAGAAAACGGGGGCGGCGGGATCGCTGTTGGACATTCTGCGCCACCCTGGCATGAATCATCAGATTGTTATTGAATCGGGTGTGCTGGCTGACGAATGCTCTGCAACGCTCAGCGCATTTTTTCGTCTGCGTCGTGAACAGCATAAAGCCCGCCGAGCCGCAGAGAAGAACGCCGCGCAGGAATAG
- the mltF gene encoding membrane-bound lytic murein transglycosylase MltF has product MTYKKTAVTDSLAIRPPRDNYLKPLKLNYFFIGIITLLLALALWPSIPWRSSQDVQLRQILSRGELRISTVNSPLTYAMSNGSPTGLDYELAKRFADYLGVKLVVSSRKNLDELFDDLDGDDADLLAAGLIYNHERLERFRAGPTYYSISQQMVYRLGSPRPKTLDKLQGRLVVTSGSAHAATLRDLKAEKYPQLSWESASDQSTQELLKQVADGKLDYALGDSVTIGLMQRIHPQLAVAFDLSDEEPVTWYMRRSHDDSLSAALLDFFSKIVEDGTLARLEEKYLGHVGEFDYVDTTTFLSAIDETLPDLRPLFEKYATDIDWKLLAAISYQESHWNPLATSPTGVRGLMMLTRNTAESLNVTDRVDPEQSIRGGAQYMSYMMQKMPDTIPEDEKIWFALASYNMGYAHLLDARKLTEKQKGNPDSWVDVKMRLPMLSQKRYYTQTTYGYARGQEAYNYVENIRRYMVSLEGYLIEKEAKAQQQTQIAQGYPAVPLTKVPE; this is encoded by the coding sequence ATGACGTATAAAAAAACTGCCGTTACAGACAGCCTGGCCATCCGGCCGCCGAGAGATAACTATTTGAAGCCTTTAAAATTAAATTATTTTTTCATCGGGATTATCACGTTACTACTGGCGTTAGCGCTATGGCCTAGTATTCCCTGGCGCAGCAGTCAGGATGTACAGCTCAGGCAGATCCTCTCACGCGGCGAGTTACGTATCAGCACCGTTAACTCACCGCTGACTTATGCTATGAGCAACGGTTCCCCGACAGGTCTGGACTATGAACTGGCAAAACGTTTTGCCGATTACCTCGGCGTCAAGCTGGTGGTCTCGTCACGCAAGAATCTTGACGAACTGTTCGACGATCTGGACGGTGACGATGCAGACCTGCTAGCTGCCGGGCTGATTTATAATCATGAGCGCTTAGAACGTTTCCGTGCTGGCCCGACCTACTACTCCATCTCACAGCAGATGGTCTACCGCCTCGGTTCACCTCGCCCAAAAACGTTGGATAAACTGCAAGGCCGTCTCGTTGTCACATCAGGCTCCGCTCATGCGGCAACCCTGCGCGATTTAAAAGCAGAGAAATACCCACAGTTGAGTTGGGAATCCGCCTCCGATCAGAGCACACAGGAATTATTGAAACAGGTTGCTGACGGCAAACTGGACTATGCGCTAGGTGACTCAGTGACCATCGGCCTGATGCAGCGTATTCATCCGCAGCTCGCCGTCGCCTTCGATCTTAGCGATGAAGAGCCGGTCACCTGGTATATGCGTCGTTCGCACGATGACAGCCTGTCTGCTGCCCTGTTAGATTTTTTCAGCAAGATTGTCGAAGATGGTACGCTCGCACGTCTGGAGGAAAAGTATCTCGGTCACGTTGGTGAATTTGATTATGTCGATACCACCACGTTTCTGAGCGCCATCGATGAAACGTTACCGGACCTGCGCCCGCTGTTTGAAAAATACGCCACCGATATCGACTGGAAGCTGCTAGCCGCCATCTCCTATCAGGAGTCACACTGGAACCCGCTGGCAACCTCCCCTACCGGCGTACGCGGATTGATGATGCTAACGCGTAACACCGCAGAAAGCCTGAACGTGACCGATCGCGTCGACCCTGAGCAGAGTATTCGCGGCGGCGCACAATATATGTCGTATATGATGCAGAAAATGCCAGACACCATTCCCGAAGATGAAAAAATCTGGTTTGCGCTGGCATCCTACAACATGGGATACGCCCATCTGCTTGATGCACGTAAATTGACCGAGAAACAAAAAGGCAATCCTGACAGTTGGGTAGACGTAAAAATGCGCCTGCCAATGCTAAGCCAGAAGCGCTATTACACGCAAACCACCTACGGCTACGCACGCGGGCAAGAAGCCTATAATTATGTGGAAAACATTCGGCGCTATATGGTGAGTCTGGAAGGTTATCTGATAGAAAAAGAAGCCAAGGCTCAGCAACAAACCCAGATTGCGCAAGGCTATCCAGCGGTTCCTCTCACCAAAGTGCCGGAATAA
- the purL gene encoding phosphoribosylformylglycinamidine synthase: protein MEILRGSPALSAFRINKLLVRCKEHVLPVSDIYAEYVHFADVSAPLNNDEQAKLTRLLKYGPSLAEHEPQGRLLLVTPRPGTISPWSSKATDIAHNCGLSKVLRLERGLAFYIHAPMLSDEQWQQLGTLLHDRMMESVFSDLKQAEALFSHHQPAPFKRIEILLQGRQALEEANVRLGLALAEDEIDYLLEAFTKLGRNPNDIELYMFAQANSEHCRHKIFNADWVIDGVTQPKSLFKMIKNTFEHTPDHVLSAYKDNAAVMEGSAVGRFYTDTNGQYTYHQEDAHILMKVETHNHPTAISPWPGAATGSGGEIRDEGATGRGSKPKAGLVGFSVSNLRIPGFIQPWEEEEFGKPDRIVSALDIMTEGPLGGAAFNNEFGRPALTGYFRTYEERVDSHNGTELRGYHKPIMLAGGIGNIRGDHVKKGEISVGAKLIVLGGPSMNIGLGGGAASSMASGQSDADLDFASVQRDNPEMERRCQEVIDRCWQLGEANPILFIHDVGAGGLSNAMPELVSDGGRGGRFELRDILNDEPGMSPLEVWCNESQERYVLAVAPEQLAQFDDICRRERAPYAVIGEATEELHLTMNDRHFNNKPIDLPLDVLLGKTPKMLRDVERKQVEGTPLQRDEIYLAEAVERVLHLPVVAEKTFLITIGDRSVTGMVARDQMVGPWQVPVADCAVTTASLDSYYGEAMSIGERAPVALRNFAASARLAVGEALTNIAATHIGPLTRVKLSANWMAAAGHPGEDAGLYDAVKAVGEELCPALGLTIPVGKDSMSMKTRWQEDGEDRAVTSPMSLVISAFARVEDVRNTVTPQLRTGQDNALLLIDLGAGNKALGATALAQVYRQLGRKTADVHSPEQLAGFFNAMQQLVADKALLAYHDRSDGGLLVTLAEMAFAGHCGITVDIASQGEDTLATLFNEELGAVIQIPEARRAEVNAVLALHGLADCVHYLGYAEEGTRFTINQGTEAVYQESRSTLRRWWAETSWQMQRLRDNPQCADQEHIARQDDNDPGLNVSLTFNPQEDIAAPYIAKNARPKVAVLREQGVNSHVEMAAAFHRAGFEAIDIHMSDLLANRRNLKDFQALVACGGFSYGDVLGAGEGWAKSILFNSRVRDEFAEFFLRPQTLALGVCNGCQMMSNLRELIPGADLWPRFVRNKSDRFEARFSLVEVEKSPSLFMNDMAGSRMPIAVSHGEGLVEVRDDAHLAAIEEHGLVALRYINHYGQVTENYPANPNGSPNGITAVTSTSGRATVMMPHPERVFRTVSNSWHPEEWGEDGPWMRMFRNARRQLG from the coding sequence ATGGAAATACTGCGTGGTTCACCTGCTTTATCGGCTTTTCGTATTAATAAATTGCTGGTCCGCTGCAAAGAGCACGTTTTGCCGGTCAGCGATATCTATGCTGAATACGTACATTTCGCCGATGTCAGCGCCCCGCTGAACAACGATGAACAGGCCAAACTGACACGTTTGCTGAAGTATGGCCCTTCTCTCGCGGAGCACGAGCCGCAAGGTCGTCTGTTACTGGTCACGCCGCGTCCCGGCACTATTTCACCGTGGTCTTCCAAAGCAACAGACATTGCCCATAACTGTGGCTTAAGCAAAGTTTTGCGCTTAGAGCGCGGTCTGGCTTTCTATATTCATGCGCCAATGCTGAGCGATGAACAGTGGCAGCAACTGGGGACATTGCTACATGACCGGATGATGGAAAGCGTATTTAGCGACCTGAAACAGGCTGAAGCGTTGTTCTCTCATCATCAACCAGCCCCTTTCAAGCGTATTGAAATTCTGCTGCAAGGACGTCAGGCGCTGGAAGAGGCAAATGTCCGTCTGGGGTTGGCATTGGCGGAAGATGAAATTGATTATCTGCTGGAAGCCTTCACCAAACTGGGCCGCAATCCTAACGATATTGAACTGTATATGTTCGCACAGGCGAACTCTGAGCACTGCCGCCACAAGATTTTTAACGCGGATTGGGTAATCGACGGCGTAACTCAGCCGAAATCACTGTTCAAAATGATCAAAAACACCTTTGAACACACGCCCGATCACGTTCTCTCTGCTTATAAAGACAACGCTGCCGTCATGGAAGGCTCCGCCGTTGGCCGTTTCTACACCGATACCAACGGGCAATATACTTACCATCAGGAAGACGCACATATCCTGATGAAGGTGGAAACGCATAACCACCCAACGGCGATTTCACCGTGGCCGGGCGCAGCAACAGGGTCTGGCGGTGAAATCCGTGATGAAGGCGCAACGGGTCGTGGCTCTAAGCCGAAAGCTGGCTTGGTCGGTTTTTCTGTATCGAATCTGCGTATTCCTGGCTTTATCCAGCCGTGGGAAGAAGAAGAGTTCGGTAAGCCAGATCGTATTGTCAGCGCGCTGGATATCATGACTGAAGGCCCATTAGGCGGCGCGGCATTTAACAACGAATTCGGCCGTCCTGCACTGACTGGCTATTTCCGTACTTATGAAGAACGCGTTGATAGCCACAATGGCACAGAGCTGCGCGGTTACCATAAACCGATCATGCTGGCGGGCGGCATTGGTAACATCCGTGGCGATCACGTCAAAAAAGGCGAAATTAGCGTTGGCGCTAAACTGATTGTATTGGGCGGACCGTCCATGAATATCGGTCTGGGTGGTGGCGCGGCGTCTTCCATGGCATCGGGTCAGTCTGATGCGGATTTGGATTTTGCTTCTGTTCAGCGTGATAACCCAGAAATGGAGCGTCGCTGTCAGGAAGTGATCGACCGCTGCTGGCAGTTGGGTGAAGCTAACCCGATCCTGTTCATTCACGATGTCGGCGCGGGCGGTTTGTCTAACGCCATGCCTGAGTTGGTGAGCGACGGCGGTCGCGGTGGTCGCTTTGAACTGCGTGATATTTTGAACGACGAGCCGGGTATGAGCCCGCTGGAAGTCTGGTGTAACGAGTCGCAGGAGCGCTACGTTCTGGCGGTTGCGCCAGAGCAACTGGCACAGTTTGATGACATTTGCCGCCGCGAGCGCGCGCCTTATGCGGTGATTGGTGAAGCGACGGAAGAACTGCATCTGACGATGAACGATCGTCACTTCAACAACAAACCTATCGATTTACCGCTGGATGTGCTGCTGGGTAAAACACCGAAGATGCTGCGTGATGTAGAGCGCAAACAGGTAGAAGGCACACCATTACAGCGTGACGAAATTTATCTGGCCGAAGCGGTCGAGCGCGTGCTGCACTTGCCCGTTGTCGCGGAAAAAACCTTCCTGATCACCATTGGTGACCGTTCTGTTACGGGCATGGTTGCGCGCGATCAGATGGTCGGACCGTGGCAGGTGCCGGTGGCTGACTGTGCGGTGACTACCGCCAGCCTTGACAGCTATTACGGCGAGGCGATGTCTATCGGCGAACGTGCACCTGTTGCGCTACGTAACTTTGCGGCTTCCGCGCGTTTGGCGGTAGGTGAGGCGCTGACGAACATTGCTGCTACGCATATCGGCCCGCTGACTCGCGTGAAGCTGTCTGCAAACTGGATGGCGGCAGCAGGGCATCCGGGTGAAGACGCTGGCCTGTACGATGCGGTAAAAGCCGTGGGCGAAGAACTGTGTCCGGCGCTGGGTCTGACGATCCCAGTGGGTAAAGACTCCATGTCGATGAAAACCCGCTGGCAGGAAGACGGTGAAGATCGCGCGGTCACCTCGCCGATGTCGCTGGTGATCTCTGCATTTGCGCGTGTGGAAGACGTGCGTAACACGGTAACGCCACAGCTGCGTACCGGGCAGGATAATGCGCTGCTGCTGATCGATCTGGGCGCAGGTAATAAAGCATTAGGTGCGACGGCGCTGGCGCAGGTTTATCGCCAACTGGGTCGCAAAACGGCAGATGTTCATAGCCCAGAGCAATTGGCAGGCTTCTTTAACGCCATGCAACAACTGGTTGCGGATAAGGCGCTTCTGGCCTACCACGACCGTTCAGACGGCGGTCTGCTGGTAACGCTGGCAGAGATGGCGTTTGCTGGTCACTGTGGTATCACTGTTGATATTGCGTCTCAGGGTGAAGATACGCTGGCGACGCTGTTTAATGAAGAGTTGGGTGCCGTAATCCAGATTCCAGAAGCGCGTCGTGCCGAAGTCAACGCCGTTCTGGCGCTGCACGGTTTGGCCGATTGTGTGCATTATCTTGGTTATGCCGAAGAAGGAACGCGTTTCACCATCAATCAGGGTACTGAAGCGGTCTATCAGGAAAGCCGTTCGACGCTGCGCCGCTGGTGGGCTGAAACCAGCTGGCAGATGCAGCGCCTACGTGATAACCCGCAGTGTGCCGATCAGGAACACATCGCCAGACAGGATGATAACGATCCTGGCCTGAATGTATCGCTGACCTTCAACCCGCAGGAAGATATCGCCGCACCTTATATTGCTAAGAATGCTCGGCCTAAAGTGGCAGTCCTGCGTGAGCAGGGGGTGAATTCCCACGTAGAAATGGCGGCGGCGTTCCACCGTGCTGGCTTTGAGGCCATCGATATCCATATGAGTGACCTGCTGGCGAATCGTCGTAACTTGAAGGATTTCCAAGCGCTGGTTGCGTGTGGCGGCTTCTCTTATGGTGACGTGCTGGGCGCGGGCGAAGGCTGGGCTAAATCTATTCTGTTCAACTCTCGCGTGCGTGATGAGTTCGCTGAATTCTTCTTGCGTCCGCAGACGCTGGCGCTGGGCGTATGTAACGGTTGCCAGATGATGTCCAACTTGCGTGAGTTAATTCCAGGTGCCGATCTCTGGCCGCGCTTTGTCCGCAATAAATCCGATCGCTTTGAAGCTCGTTTCAGTCTGGTCGAAGTGGAGAAAAGCCCGTCGCTGTTTATGAATGACATGGCGGGATCTCGCATGCCAATTGCCGTTTCACATGGTGAAGGGCTGGTTGAAGTCCGTGACGATGCGCATTTAGCGGCGATTGAAGAGCACGGTCTGGTCGCACTGCGTTATATCAACCACTATGGGCAGGTAACCGAGAATTATCCGGCTAACCCGAATGGGTCGCCAAACGGTATCACGGCGGTAACCAGTACTAGTGGTCGGGCAACTGTCATGATGCCGCATCCTGAACGCGTGTTCCGTACCGTTAGTAACTCTTGGCACCCAGAAGAATGGGGCGAGGATGGCCCGTGGATGCGTATGTTCCGCAACGCACGTAGACAACTGGGCTGA
- a CDS encoding tryptophan synthase subunit beta gives MFYIQRDSDGHLIKVEKSPFSDMNGELPDDSREALAWFRSHQAAMSSLQQLQQSDLEMVRVLEDLIQVLIQKGVVSITDFPQAAQLKLINRAQAREALNGGLNKLIGDDEETMF, from the coding sequence ATGTTTTATATCCAGCGCGACAGTGATGGGCATCTAATAAAGGTAGAAAAGAGTCCTTTTTCTGACATGAATGGTGAGTTGCCTGACGATTCGCGTGAGGCGCTTGCCTGGTTCCGGAGCCATCAGGCGGCGATGTCCAGTTTGCAGCAACTACAGCAAAGCGATCTGGAAATGGTGCGCGTGCTGGAAGATTTAATTCAGGTTTTGATCCAAAAAGGCGTAGTCAGTATTACCGATTTCCCTCAGGCAGCGCAGCTGAAGCTGATCAACCGCGCTCAGGCGCGCGAAGCGCTGAATGGCGGATTGAACAAGCTGATTGGCGATGATGAAGAAACGATGTTTTAA
- the lapG gene encoding cysteine protease LapG, with product MRFSGFKISSYKLFFISCLLFLLAGSLRADWDFITINQRTEQLYGPATPDARRRINEWQTLLVNSRNKDEKALLSIVNQFFNDRMLFRDDIVVWNQEDYWATPIEALRKGAGDCEDYALAKYFTLRHLGVSADKLRITYVKALRLNKAHMVVTYYPTPTSIPLVLDNLTDKIQPATERNDLVPVYAFNGGGLWLPGASGSNKRVGDSKRLSRWQDVLTKMRAEGFSIEE from the coding sequence GTGCGATTCTCCGGGTTCAAGATCTCCAGTTACAAGCTGTTCTTTATTAGCTGTCTGCTGTTTCTGCTGGCGGGTTCTCTACGTGCGGACTGGGATTTTATTACCATTAATCAGCGAACCGAGCAGCTTTATGGCCCGGCAACGCCCGATGCGCGCCGCCGGATAAATGAATGGCAGACGCTGTTGGTGAATTCCCGCAATAAAGACGAAAAAGCGCTGCTGAGTATCGTGAATCAGTTTTTCAACGATCGTATGCTGTTTCGCGATGATATTGTCGTCTGGAATCAGGAAGACTACTGGGCAACACCGATTGAAGCGCTGCGTAAAGGCGCTGGAGACTGTGAGGATTATGCGCTTGCCAAGTATTTTACGCTGCGTCATTTAGGCGTCTCTGCGGACAAATTGCGCATCACCTATGTTAAAGCCCTGCGTCTGAATAAAGCGCATATGGTAGTTACCTATTATCCCACACCAACCTCGATTCCGCTGGTGCTGGATAATCTGACCGATAAGATCCAACCTGCGACAGAGCGCAACGATTTAGTGCCGGTGTACGCCTTTAACGGCGGTGGTCTCTGGCTGCCGGGAGCAAGCGGCAGCAACAAACGCGTCGGTGACAGTAAACGACTTTCACGCTGGCAGGATGTATTAACCAAAATGCGTGCCGAAGGGTTTTCAATTGAGGAGTAA